The Clostridia bacterium region GTTCTGGTATTCCTCTAAGGAGTGTGGAAGTGGAAATTGTTGATGAGTGTGGGAATGAAGTAAGGGCTTACGAAATGGGAGAAGTAACAGTAAAAGGTCCAAATATAATGATGGGTTACTGGCAGGATTTAGAACAGACTGCAAAAAAAATCCGTAATGGATGGCTATATACAGGGGACTTGGGGTACATGGATGAAGACGGTTTTTTATATGTTGTTGGCCGTAAAGACGATATGATTATAAGAGCGGGAACAAATATTTATCCACAGGAAATAGAAAACGCCCTTTTACAGAGTAAATACATTAAGGAAGTTGTAGCGTGGGGAGAACCTGATCCAAGATACGGGCAAAGAATATGTATTGGAGTAGTTCCAGAAAAAAATACTGAAATGACGAATATAAATGTTATGTCAATATGCAGAGAGTATTTGCACCCAAATCAGTATCCGGATGAAATATGTATTGTCGAGGCTCTACAGCGTAATGCTACAGGGAAACTGGTACGAAAAAAACTACTGCGTAAAGATGATTTTCAGGTATAGGAGGAAAAAGTTATGCATGTACCAAATTTAAAAAGATTGGAAATTGATATAACACTTTTATGTAATCTAAACTGTATAAACTGTGACAGAATAATTTCTGTAGTTCCCAGTAACTCAAGTCAGAATATGTCAGTTGACCAGATTAAAAAATTTATTGAACAATCAGTAAGTAATAATTATGAGTGGGAGGGAATTACTGTACTAGGTGGAGAGCCTACAATCCATCCGGATTTCAAAGAAATTATATCATTATTGGCAGACTACAAAAGCTTGCATAATCATAGCATGCGCCTTGCCATTGTAACAAACGGCTATGGAGATAATAACCGAAAGGTATTGGAATGGTTGGAATATAAACATCCTTACGTTATAATAGATAACGGCAAAAAAACATCAAAGTATCAACCTCATTTCATTAATGTGTGTAATGCACCTGTTGATATTCTTGAAGATGGAAAATCTCAAAAATATAGGGGGTGTTGGTTAACTGAAACTGTAGGTATTGCACTTACATATTCCGGATTTTATCCTTGTTCCGTAGGAAGTTCTATAGACCGGGTGTTTAAGTATGATATCGGAATAAAGGACATAAAGGATTTAGGTATTTTGAAACTGCAGGAAATGTATGATGTCTTATGCTCCAAATGCGGACACTACTGTATAAAGCAAAGTTCCAAATCAGGTAGCAAAATGACAGTGTCTACAACTCATGAGCAGATATCACAAGAGTTTGAATATAGAATAAACAATTTTAAGAATGAGGATATCGATGACTCAACTTCTCCTGTCTGGAAAGAAGCAATAAAAAAATATTATAGTGATACTCGTGATCTTACTAGATATTAATGAATGTGCGTTTCAAGAGGAGTAAAAGAATTTGGATAAAAGCAATGAGTATATTGCAACAGTTAGTACTTATGACCATCTTACTTAAAGGCAGCTTCAGAAATTCTCGGAAGCTGTTTTTTGTCCGTTATGTGCGAAATATTCCATAGAAAAGCCCTAAAAAAAAGGGAGTTACCTTATTCTGAGATAACTCCCTTTTTTCCAAAATACTAATACAAAATATAAATATCCGGTTCCAAAGTGTTTGCCCTTTGCGTATCTGCATTATATCTTCTGTGGTCAGCCAGCACACAGCCGCCAAGCAAATCTTCAATAAAGCCTGAAGATACCATGATTGTATCATTTGAAGCGTATGTTCCGTAATCGGTTTTTACTTTTCTACCTTTTACATAGACACTATAATCGTTTGTAGAAATGGTTATTATCGAACAGCCTTTTCTAATTTTTATTAACCCTTCTTCTGAATTGTAGTCAGTATATGCACCTATAGCCTTTGCAATGTCTACAACGGGGAAGTAGAAAACTCCATCCTTTTGAGTTATTCTTTCTGCAGCAGCTATATCTTTGCCTCTGACGGTAAGATTTGAGGAGTTAAGTCTTGTCTTCACAGTTTCTTTATCTGCAAATAGATCATTTACTTTGATTTTTTCATTAGTATACATTACAACTGCACTTAAAGGCTCTATAGATAGTTTAGAGCATTTTTCAGTACGGATTGTACCCGTTCCGGCTTTATTTCCTTTTACTACAACATTCCACCTTGCTTTCGGAATATCGATCTGTACTGCAGTTGTATTTGCATTATATGCTACTAAAATATTCTTCCATGAGTCTTTATTGGCATTATCTTTAATAACATAAGCTACAGAATTGTTTTGCGACGGTATGAAAGTAAGATGCTTTCTGATCATATCGGATGTTGCCATTCTAAATGCAGGGTGTTCCTTGCGGAGAGCTATCAGACCCTTGTAGAATTCAACACTGTCAAGGTGGGCAGCTTTTTCTGACCAATCCATCGCATTAATGCTGTCAGGTGATACGAAGCTGTCATATACACCTTGCTTTGTTCTGAAGAACTCTACACCCGAGTGTAAAAATGGGATACCCTGGGAAGTCATTACTATTGTATTTGCAAGGTTATGCATTTTTTGGCGTTCAGCTTCTGATATACCCGGGTTAGCGGCAGATATTTTGTCCCAAAGCGTCATATTATCATGACAGGAAACATAGTTTACGGATTGTCCGGGAGCTCCGTTATAATCCTTGACTATGTCATTATAAGCAATACTGCCTGCTACACCTTCCATTACTTCGAGATCATAGTACTGCTGACCGTCAACAAAACCGTGTGCAGTCGAATTATTGTATGGTCCTTTTAGATTATCGCGGATATTATCATTGAAGTATACTATTTCCGGCATATCCTTTGCATATGGTTGTATAGTTCTTTGCTCCCTCGGAAGGTTGCCCATATCCCAGCCTTCACCATATATTATGATACTAGGGTCAATTTTATCAGCTTCAGCTCTTACAGCTTTCATAGTTTCCATATCATGTATTCCCATGAGGTCAAACCTTAAACCGTCTACATGATACTCGTTTATCCAGTACTTAACCGAATCAACTATATACTTTCTTACCATTGCTCTCTCAGAAGCAGTTTCATTACCGGTGCCGGAACCATTATAGTATGTTCCGTCTTCACGCATTCTATAATAATACCCAGGAACAATTCTGCGGAATTTGTCCAGGCTGCCGTCGTTTGTATGGTTGTAAACAACGTCTATAACCATACGGAGGCCATTTTTATGAAAAGCCTGAACCATCTCCTTGTATTCTTTTATACGGACTTCGGGCTTGTATGGATCGGTTGAATATGATCCTTCAGGAACATTAAAGTTTTCAGGGTCATAGCCAAAATTAAAATTATTTTGCTCAAGGTGTTTTTCATCTATTGATGCATAATCAAAAGAGGGTAATATGTGTACATGTGATACACCTAGCTCCTTTATATGATCAATACCTGTAGATATACCGCCAGGTCCTTTTGTACCTTCTTCCTTGAATTGAATGTATTTCCCCTTGTTTACGATGCCTGAATCTGCATCCATTGCAAGATCTCTTATATGAAGCTCGTAAATGATAGCATCTTCGCGTGATTTGAATTCAGGTTTCTTATCCATATCCCAGTTGTCAGGATTTATAGAAGCAAGATCCACAACAGCAGAACGGTCACCGTTAACTCCAGCAGCCTTTGCATATGGATCGCCGGCTTCAGCTTCTACACCATAATTTGTTACCTTATATGTATAGAATATTCCATTCTGGTCTCCTTCCAGAGATGCCGTCCATGTACCCTTTACGTCTTTCTGCATTTCATATGGCATGCCCGGGTCAGCTGAAGCAGTATCGCCATCCTTGTATACCATAAGTATTACCTTCTCTGCCAGAGGGGCCCATACTCTGAAGCTGGTCTTCTCCTTAGAATAGGTATATCCGAGATCATCGCCACTGTAATAAAAAAGTTCATCGAACTCCTTACTGGATAGGACATTGCCACTTAATATAACCGTACTTTCTCCCTGGTATCCATCTACGATAACTGAATACCGGCGGTTAAGAGGCAGATTTTCACTGGTTGTAACTTCTGCAACCGATGTAATGTTCTGATTTATCAGTCTAATATTGTTTCCACTCATCCAGTTTGGATTACCATTGACTATATTTATAAATTTGAACTCATCTCCGAAGTTAATATCGGTACCCAGGGTTTTAGTCAATTCGTAATATTTTTTATCGGGATTCCAATCCATTTTCCAGCCTTCTGCTCCGCTGCTGTTCCAGCCGTTCATTGTTCCTGCCACATACACCAGACTGCCTCCATTTGGATCAAGAGATGGTACATCTCTGCTGCCGGGGACAAGTGCGAAGTGTACGGTGTTGTCCTGAGTTTCATAGCCTGCGGTTTCTAAAGCCTGTGCATTAGGATTTCTTACTCCGGAGATTCCGATAACATCGTCGTCTGACTTAATAGTTATTCCTTCATCACCGTGACCCGAGAGTTCAAATGGGATATTTGTCCTTACGAGTATTTTGTTTATCGAACTCATTGTAGCACCAGTTAGTTTTGGTATAATAGCCGCCCTCGCTTCCTCTTCACTGAAATAAACACCTGATTCTCCTTGCAGCAGCCATACTTCTACCTTACCGTCCTTAATCTGCGCGAACCGGTCACCATCAGTATCTCTGGCTTCCCATTCACCCAAACGAATAATAAACCCTACTCTTGTCTCGTTGGGTGTGTTTTCGAGAGTATAACTGGCAACTCTTCCGTAGCTGTCTTCCGAAGTAAAGTTAAATCTGCTGCCTTCGGCTCCAGGTATCCATCCCCATATATTCCAGTTGTCATAGTTCCCATCCAGGCGGTGATAGTGAATAGTTACACTTACAGTATTAGATTCACTGAA contains the following coding sequences:
- a CDS encoding radical SAM protein, with product MHVPNLKRLEIDITLLCNLNCINCDRIISVVPSNSSQNMSVDQIKKFIEQSVSNNYEWEGITVLGGEPTIHPDFKEIISLLADYKSLHNHSMRLAIVTNGYGDNNRKVLEWLEYKHPYVIIDNGKKTSKYQPHFINVCNAPVDILEDGKSQKYRGCWLTETVGIALTYSGFYPCSVGSSIDRVFKYDIGIKDIKDLGILKLQEMYDVLCSKCGHYCIKQSSKSGSKMTVSTTHEQISQEFEYRINNFKNEDIDDSTSPVWKEAIKKYYSDTRDLTRY
- the pulA gene encoding type I pullulanase, with product MRKKKVTAWITSFLMIVFILQSAIIQPVFSESNTVSVTIHYHRLDGNYDNWNIWGWIPGAEGSRFNFTSEDSYGRVASYTLENTPNETRVGFIIRLGEWEARDTDGDRFAQIKDGKVEVWLLQGESGVYFSEEEARAAIIPKLTGATMSSINKILVRTNIPFELSGHGDEGITIKSDDDVIGISGVRNPNAQALETAGYETQDNTVHFALVPGSRDVPSLDPNGGSLVYVAGTMNGWNSSGAEGWKMDWNPDKKYYELTKTLGTDINFGDEFKFINIVNGNPNWMSGNNIRLINQNITSVAEVTTSENLPLNRRYSVIVDGYQGESTVILSGNVLSSKEFDELFYYSGDDLGYTYSKEKTSFRVWAPLAEKVILMVYKDGDTASADPGMPYEMQKDVKGTWTASLEGDQNGIFYTYKVTNYGVEAEAGDPYAKAAGVNGDRSAVVDLASINPDNWDMDKKPEFKSREDAIIYELHIRDLAMDADSGIVNKGKYIQFKEEGTKGPGGISTGIDHIKELGVSHVHILPSFDYASIDEKHLEQNNFNFGYDPENFNVPEGSYSTDPYKPEVRIKEYKEMVQAFHKNGLRMVIDVVYNHTNDGSLDKFRRIVPGYYYRMREDGTYYNGSGTGNETASERAMVRKYIVDSVKYWINEYHVDGLRFDLMGIHDMETMKAVRAEADKIDPSIIIYGEGWDMGNLPREQRTIQPYAKDMPEIVYFNDNIRDNLKGPYNNSTAHGFVDGQQYYDLEVMEGVAGSIAYNDIVKDYNGAPGQSVNYVSCHDNMTLWDKISAANPGISEAERQKMHNLANTIVMTSQGIPFLHSGVEFFRTKQGVYDSFVSPDSINAMDWSEKAAHLDSVEFYKGLIALRKEHPAFRMATSDMIRKHLTFIPSQNNSVAYVIKDNANKDSWKNILVAYNANTTAVQIDIPKARWNVVVKGNKAGTGTIRTEKCSKLSIEPLSAVVMYTNEKIKVNDLFADKETVKTRLNSSNLTVRGKDIAAAERITQKDGVFYFPVVDIAKAIGAYTDYNSEEGLIKIRKGCSIITISTNDYSVYVKGRKVKTDYGTYASNDTIMVSSGFIEDLLGGCVLADHRRYNADTQRANTLEPDIYILY